A single window of Chitinophaga sp. XS-30 DNA harbors:
- a CDS encoding Smr/MutS family protein, whose protein sequence is MKYQTGDRILLLHSKEEGTVVDIINDNMVMVEINGTSFPVYLDQIDFPYFHRFSQKKTPIPAKRTPGEEIRREKPAPVNKPEKGMFLSMLPVFEFDGMDDVVSTLKFHLLNETRSSYSYHFEIWLNNSLFLELKQEVHPFQHTYLADLQFDQLNDNPRFEFTFVPQEADLKLAASYHKTWKIKARQLFQQLGELQQKQKATIDYTLFDKYPLREEKDAYGFSPQDLKKLSALTSHLSVKETTPVTAKYEIDLHIEKLTDDWKGLSNLEMLGIQLNEFQHYLDLAIAQHQPGMIVIHGVGSGKLRDEVHEILKTVPEVKYFVNQYHPFYGYGATEIFFK, encoded by the coding sequence ATGAAGTATCAAACAGGCGACAGGATCCTGCTGCTGCATTCCAAAGAGGAAGGCACGGTAGTGGATATCATCAATGACAACATGGTGATGGTGGAGATCAATGGTACCAGCTTCCCGGTGTATCTGGACCAGATAGACTTTCCCTATTTTCACCGTTTCTCGCAGAAAAAGACCCCGATCCCGGCCAAAAGAACGCCCGGAGAGGAAATACGCAGGGAGAAGCCAGCACCCGTAAATAAGCCCGAAAAAGGCATGTTTCTCAGTATGCTGCCGGTATTTGAGTTCGACGGGATGGATGATGTGGTATCTACCCTGAAATTTCATCTCCTTAATGAGACCCGCAGCAGTTACAGCTATCATTTTGAGATATGGCTGAACAATTCCCTTTTCCTGGAGCTGAAGCAGGAAGTGCATCCATTTCAGCATACTTACCTGGCGGACCTGCAGTTCGACCAGCTGAATGACAATCCCCGCTTTGAGTTCACGTTCGTGCCGCAGGAGGCGGACCTGAAACTGGCCGCGTCCTATCATAAAACGTGGAAGATAAAGGCCAGACAGTTGTTCCAGCAACTGGGTGAATTGCAGCAGAAACAAAAAGCCACGATCGATTATACCTTATTCGACAAATACCCCCTGCGCGAGGAAAAGGATGCTTACGGCTTCAGTCCGCAGGACCTGAAGAAACTTTCCGCCCTCACATCCCATCTTTCCGTCAAGGAGACCACGCCCGTAACCGCCAAGTATGAAATAGACCTGCATATTGAGAAACTGACGGACGACTGGAAGGGACTGAGCAACCTGGAGATGCTTGGCATACAGCTCAATGAGTTCCAGCATTATCTCGATCTGGCGATAGCCCAGCACCAGCCCGGCATGATCGTGATCCATGGCGTAGGCTCCGGGAAACTGCGTGATGAAGTGCACGAGATACTGAAAACGGTGCCGGAGGTGAAGTACTTTGTGAACCAGTACCACCCGTTCTATGGTTATGGGGCCACGGAGATATTTT
- a CDS encoding DoxX family protein, translating to MNLLQRIDRWGETHHPKWIDGLRMLLGLILMWKGIQFVQNIDLLKVRITEQPFLTALSFWLAHIIVFAHSLGGLLIAIGLLTRVAIIANIPILLGAVFFINSPTQLFSVHSELALSILVLFLLLFFLVEGSGKLSVDEYMRRHPEKTPG from the coding sequence ATGAACCTCCTGCAACGCATTGACCGTTGGGGTGAAACGCATCATCCCAAATGGATAGACGGGCTGAGAATGCTACTCGGGCTGATCCTGATGTGGAAAGGCATACAGTTTGTACAAAATATCGACCTCCTGAAGGTGCGCATCACAGAACAGCCTTTCCTGACCGCATTGTCTTTCTGGCTGGCGCATATCATCGTGTTCGCACACAGCCTGGGTGGTCTGCTCATTGCCATCGGCCTGCTGACCCGTGTGGCCATCATCGCCAATATTCCCATTCTCCTCGGCGCCGTATTCTTTATCAATTCCCCCACGCAGCTGTTCTCCGTGCATTCGGAGCTGGCGTTGTCCATTCTCGTGCTTTTCCTCTTGCTGTTCTTTCTCGTGGAAGGCAGCGGAAAGCTGTCGGTCGACGAATATATGCGCCGTCACCCGGAGAAAACGCCGGGATAA
- a CDS encoding amino acid permease, with amino-acid sequence MSNSLFRKKSLTNILQEAKTRDADAHGSSGLKKVLNVRDLTLMGVAAVIGAGIFSTIGQAAYNGGPGVIFLFLLTAVTCGFTALCYAEFASRVPVAGSAYTYSYVTFGELAAWIIGWALILEYSIGNIVVAISWSSYFNNVLEGMNIHLPAWLTTDYQTAKAQFSAGADVTAWSTAPLLGNWRVIMNIPAFLIVVLVTIVAYIGIRESKRSANAMVGLKIIVLLVVIAIGVFYINTDNWTPFMPNKFEGVLKGVSAVFFAYIGFDAISTTAEESANPQRDMPRAMIYSLIICTIIYVVITLVITGMVHYSEFNHVSDPLAYVFEMLNMEEIGYVISISAVVAATSVILVFQIGQPRIWMSMSRDGLLPKRFAKVHPKYQTPGFSTIVTGFIVAIPSLFVESGIVTDLTSIGTLFAFVLVCGGVLLLPPVDKSTKRFNLPYINGRFIIPVLFIVFCYFFREKVDFRKFDHEHILFNIFLVLGAFIAVMTFIKRYSLIPVLGMLCCLYLMIEIPVKSWLVFFCWMGGGLIVYFLYGYWKSKLAPQRS; translated from the coding sequence ATGTCTAACTCGCTTTTCAGGAAAAAATCCCTGACCAACATCCTGCAGGAGGCCAAAACCCGTGATGCTGATGCACATGGCAGCTCCGGATTAAAAAAGGTCCTGAATGTACGTGATCTTACATTGATGGGCGTAGCCGCCGTGATCGGCGCCGGCATCTTCTCCACCATCGGGCAGGCAGCCTATAACGGCGGTCCCGGCGTGATCTTTCTCTTTTTGCTCACCGCGGTTACCTGCGGGTTCACCGCCCTGTGTTATGCTGAATTTGCTTCCCGTGTGCCCGTTGCCGGCAGCGCTTATACCTATTCGTATGTGACCTTTGGCGAACTGGCCGCATGGATCATCGGATGGGCGCTTATCCTCGAATATTCCATCGGCAATATCGTAGTGGCCATTTCCTGGAGCAGTTATTTCAATAATGTGCTGGAAGGCATGAACATTCATCTGCCGGCATGGCTGACAACGGACTACCAGACGGCGAAAGCGCAGTTCAGCGCGGGAGCGGACGTTACCGCCTGGTCAACCGCCCCTCTGCTCGGCAACTGGCGCGTGATCATGAACATCCCGGCATTCCTGATCGTGGTGCTCGTCACCATTGTAGCCTATATCGGCATCCGCGAAAGCAAACGCAGCGCCAATGCCATGGTGGGATTAAAGATCATTGTGCTGCTGGTGGTGATCGCCATCGGTGTGTTCTATATCAATACGGATAACTGGACGCCCTTTATGCCCAATAAATTCGAAGGGGTGCTGAAAGGCGTATCGGCGGTGTTCTTCGCTTACATCGGCTTTGACGCCATTTCCACCACCGCAGAGGAAAGCGCTAACCCGCAACGGGATATGCCGCGCGCCATGATCTATTCCCTCATCATCTGTACGATCATATATGTGGTGATCACCCTCGTGATCACCGGTATGGTGCATTACTCGGAATTCAACCATGTATCCGATCCGCTGGCTTATGTATTCGAGATGCTGAATATGGAAGAGATCGGTTACGTGATCTCCATCAGCGCCGTTGTGGCCGCTACCAGTGTGATCCTGGTGTTCCAGATCGGGCAGCCCCGCATCTGGATGAGTATGAGCCGGGATGGCCTGCTGCCGAAGCGTTTCGCCAAAGTGCACCCTAAATACCAGACCCCGGGTTTCTCCACCATTGTTACCGGTTTCATTGTAGCGATCCCTTCGCTGTTCGTGGAAAGCGGTATTGTGACCGATCTGACCAGCATCGGTACCCTCTTTGCATTTGTGCTGGTATGCGGCGGCGTGTTATTGCTGCCGCCGGTGGACAAAAGCACGAAGCGGTTCAATCTGCCTTATATCAACGGGCGCTTCATCATTCCGGTACTGTTTATCGTATTCTGTTATTTCTTCCGGGAGAAAGTTGATTTCCGAAAATTCGATCATGAGCATATCCTGTTCAATATTTTTCTGGTGCTCGGCGCTTTCATTGCGGTGATGACCTTTATCAAACGTTATTCGCTGATACCCGTACTGGGGATGTTGTGTTGCCTGTACCTGATGATAGAGATCCCCGTGAAAAGCTGGCTGGTATTTTTCTGCTGGATGGGCGGAGGGTTGATCGTGTATTTCCTGTATGGGTATTGGAAGAGCAAGCTGGCTCCGCAGCGATCGTAG
- a CDS encoding voltage-gated chloride channel family protein produces the protein MNRLKNSFEQFFIASHLLKWTLLVLPVAITAGSLVALFLWLLDEAINLRFVHPWLLYFLPLAGIFIYLLYRYTGKNSEGGNNLIMDEIHQPGGGIPVRMAPLVLFTTVITHLFGGSAGREGTAVQIGGSMAQFFAKKLKLAPEDVKLLLMTGIAAGFGAVFGTPVTGAIFALEVIALGRIRHNALLPCLMASVLADITCSAWGAHHTHYQIGKLLEGEMLFSFLHFDLLLLLKVVIAGVCFGLASYMFAELSHTIKDYSNKWIKVKWMVPATGGLIVIALTWLTGTQDYLSLGVSNPDPAAVSILSSFREGGAGTFSWFWKLLFTAVTLGMGFKGGEVTPLFFIGAALGNTLAVLGGAPVDLMAGLGFIAVFAGATNTPIACTIMGVELFGADNLLYYAIACFTAYYFSGHSGIYSAQRIAVPKADRPGAEPDTTLRETRAARIRKFRFKR, from the coding sequence ATGAACAGGCTCAAGAACTCCTTTGAACAATTTTTTATTGCGTCCCACTTGCTGAAATGGACCCTGCTGGTGCTACCCGTAGCCATTACCGCCGGTTCACTGGTGGCGCTTTTTCTCTGGCTGCTGGATGAAGCCATCAACCTGCGGTTCGTTCATCCCTGGCTGCTATACTTTCTGCCGCTGGCCGGTATCTTTATTTACCTGTTGTACCGGTACACCGGCAAGAATTCCGAAGGGGGCAACAACCTCATCATGGACGAGATCCATCAGCCAGGCGGAGGCATTCCGGTACGGATGGCCCCTTTGGTGCTGTTCACGACGGTGATCACCCATTTGTTCGGCGGATCCGCAGGCCGGGAAGGTACGGCTGTACAGATAGGAGGCAGCATGGCGCAATTCTTTGCGAAGAAGCTGAAACTGGCGCCGGAAGATGTGAAGCTGCTGCTGATGACCGGGATTGCCGCGGGTTTCGGTGCCGTCTTCGGCACACCGGTGACGGGCGCCATTTTTGCCCTGGAGGTGATAGCACTTGGCCGCATCCGGCATAATGCATTGTTGCCCTGCCTCATGGCCAGCGTACTGGCGGATATTACCTGTTCCGCCTGGGGGGCGCACCATACGCACTACCAGATCGGCAAACTCCTGGAAGGAGAGATGTTGTTCTCTTTTCTGCATTTCGATCTGTTGCTGCTGCTGAAAGTGGTTATCGCCGGTGTATGCTTCGGACTGGCCAGCTATATGTTTGCCGAGCTTTCCCATACCATCAAGGATTACAGCAATAAGTGGATAAAGGTGAAATGGATGGTCCCGGCTACCGGGGGCCTCATCGTCATCGCACTGACCTGGCTTACCGGCACGCAGGATTACCTCAGCCTGGGCGTCTCCAATCCTGATCCCGCTGCAGTGTCTATCCTTTCCTCCTTCCGGGAAGGCGGAGCCGGAACATTCAGCTGGTTCTGGAAACTTCTGTTCACGGCCGTTACACTAGGCATGGGATTCAAAGGCGGAGAGGTCACCCCGCTTTTCTTCATTGGCGCTGCGCTCGGCAATACCCTGGCAGTGCTGGGTGGCGCCCCGGTGGACCTGATGGCAGGCCTGGGCTTTATTGCCGTATTTGCCGGCGCTACCAATACCCCTATCGCCTGTACTATCATGGGTGTGGAATTGTTCGGCGCAGACAATCTCCTCTATTATGCGATCGCCTGTTTTACCGCGTATTATTTCAGCGGGCATTCCGGCATCTACAGCGCGCAACGTATTGCCGTGCCGAAAGCGGACCGGCCGGGGGCGGAACCTGATACCACTTTGCGGGAAACAAGAGCGGCGCGCATCAGGAAATTCCGGTTTAAACGGTAA
- a CDS encoding polyprenyl synthetase family protein codes for MHSFKALSEKFEQQFGKRQFPDFPANLYDPAQYILGIGGKRIRPVLTLLGNELFDEIHPDAYHAANAVELFHNFTLIHDDIMDKAPLRRGNPTVHTKYSDSAAILAGDVMLIHCYDYLNKIQLRLQHKITAVFNKAAREVCEGQQLDMDLEQMSPEQVNYADYVNMIALKTSVLLAGSLQMGAIIGGGSEGNQGHLYEFGKNVGIAFQIQDDYLDAFGDPEKFGKQQGGDILINKKTFLLLKALELCTPAQKKHLHELMERNPENKIAEVLQVFHDCKVDTWAEKEKERFCNAAFEHLDDIAVLSKRKEPLRELADYLLTRQH; via the coding sequence ATGCATTCATTTAAAGCGCTATCAGAGAAATTCGAACAACAGTTTGGCAAAAGACAATTCCCGGATTTTCCCGCGAACCTCTACGATCCCGCCCAGTACATCCTGGGGATCGGCGGTAAAAGGATAAGACCGGTGTTGACATTGCTGGGAAATGAATTGTTTGACGAAATACATCCGGATGCTTACCATGCCGCCAATGCGGTGGAACTGTTCCATAATTTCACGCTTATTCATGATGATATTATGGACAAGGCGCCTCTCCGCCGGGGCAACCCTACCGTACACACCAAATACAGCGATTCCGCCGCCATCCTGGCCGGAGATGTGATGCTGATCCACTGCTACGACTACCTCAACAAGATACAGCTGCGTCTCCAGCATAAGATCACGGCCGTTTTCAATAAAGCGGCCCGGGAGGTCTGCGAAGGCCAGCAACTGGATATGGACCTGGAACAGATGTCGCCGGAACAGGTGAATTATGCGGATTATGTAAATATGATCGCGCTGAAAACATCGGTGCTGCTGGCCGGCAGCCTGCAAATGGGCGCTATCATCGGCGGCGGCAGTGAAGGGAACCAGGGGCATCTTTATGAATTCGGCAAGAACGTGGGCATTGCCTTCCAGATACAGGACGACTATCTCGATGCGTTCGGAGATCCTGAAAAATTCGGGAAACAACAGGGGGGCGATATCCTCATCAACAAAAAGACCTTCCTGCTGCTCAAAGCCCTGGAGCTGTGCACTCCCGCGCAGAAGAAACATCTGCACGAGTTGATGGAACGCAACCCGGAAAACAAGATCGCTGAAGTGCTGCAGGTCTTCCACGATTGCAAAGTAGATACCTGGGCGGAGAAGGAAAAAGAACGTTTCTGCAACGCCGCTTTCGAACACCTGGATGATATTGCCGTACTGTCAAAACGCAAGGAGCCCTTGCGTGAACTGGCGGATTATCTGCTCACAAGGCAGCATTGA